The following are encoded in a window of Nibricoccus aquaticus genomic DNA:
- the kdpC gene encoding K(+)-transporting ATPase subunit C has translation MKTFLQSLRLFALLTLLTGALYPLAIWATGHAFFRNAAEGSLLTHNNRIIGSALLAQKNPDPRYFQPRPSAGDYATVPSGASNQPWTSAKLAASVITASTDYRTFNQLAPTAPLPSDAITSSGSGLDPHISLANARLQLSRVARARNLTTQQLTTLDTLLARHTEGGHLTPARVNVLRLNLALDKTL, from the coding sequence ATGAAAACTTTTCTCCAATCTCTCCGCCTCTTCGCCCTCCTCACGCTCCTCACCGGCGCCCTCTACCCACTCGCCATCTGGGCCACCGGCCACGCCTTCTTCCGCAACGCCGCCGAGGGCTCCCTCCTCACGCACAACAACCGCATCATCGGCTCCGCCCTCCTCGCGCAAAAAAATCCCGACCCGCGTTACTTCCAGCCACGCCCCTCCGCTGGCGACTACGCCACCGTCCCCTCCGGCGCCAGCAACCAGCCTTGGACCAGCGCGAAACTCGCCGCCTCCGTCATCACCGCGTCCACCGACTACCGCACCTTCAACCAACTCGCCCCCACCGCTCCACTCCCTTCCGACGCCATCACCTCCAGCGGCAGCGGCCTCGATCCGCACATCTCCCTCGCCAACGCCCGTCTCCAGCTCTCCCGCGTCGCCCGTGCCCGAAACCTAACTACACAACAACTCACCACGCTCGACACCCTCCTCGCCCGCCATACCGAAGGCGGCCACCTCACCCCCGCCCGCGTTAACGTCCTCCGCCTAAACCTCGCCCTCGACAAAACCCTCTGA
- the kdpB gene encoding potassium-transporting ATPase subunit KdpB, with the protein MKSPANSSWNLPLLRRATLDAFRKLDPLALWRNPVIFATALGAVAVTLVALRDAASGSLSFFTVQITAWLWFTVLFANFAEALAEGRGKAQADSLRRARSQTFARRLAKSGTEERVAAPDLRKGDTVVCETGDVIPADGEVIEGIASVDESAITGESAPVIRESGGDRSAVTGGTRVLSDRVVIRVTVEPGGGFLDRMISLVEGAARQRTPNEIALGILLVAMTLIFLAVVGTLPFFAGFSERLAGQPNSIDTSVPVLVSLFVCLIPTTIGGLLSAIGISGIDRLIRRNVIATSGRAVEAAGDIDVLLLDKTGTITLGNRQASEFIPAPGVSAEKLADAAQLASLADETPEGRSIAVLAKEKFNLRQRDVAEPHATFVPFTAQTRMSGVDLTSDVGGVPPPRTPTRSIRKGAADNIRAWVESQGGRFPAEISAAVERVSKAGGTPLVVADGPAILGVIYLKDVVKGGIKERFGELRRMGIRTVMITGDNPLTAAAIAAEAGVDDFLAQATPEMKLQRIRDEQARGHLVAMTGDGTNDAPALAQADVGVAMNTGTQAAREAGNMVDLDSNPTKLIEIVEIGKQLLMTRGSLTTFSIANDVAKYFAIIPAIFAALYALAGTTTGPLAALNVMALHSPQSAILSAVIFNALIIIALVPLALRGVAYRAQPAAALLRRNLLVYGLGGLIAPFIGIKLIDVALVALHLA; encoded by the coding sequence ATGAAATCTCCCGCCAACTCCTCCTGGAACCTCCCGCTCCTCCGCCGCGCCACCCTCGACGCCTTCCGCAAACTCGACCCGCTCGCCCTCTGGCGAAACCCCGTCATCTTCGCCACCGCTCTCGGCGCGGTCGCCGTCACCCTCGTCGCCCTCCGCGACGCCGCCTCCGGCTCGCTCTCCTTCTTCACCGTCCAGATCACCGCCTGGCTCTGGTTCACCGTTCTCTTCGCCAACTTCGCCGAAGCCCTCGCCGAAGGCCGCGGCAAAGCCCAGGCCGACTCCCTCCGCCGCGCCCGATCCCAAACCTTCGCCCGCCGCCTCGCCAAGTCCGGCACCGAGGAACGTGTCGCCGCCCCCGATCTCCGCAAAGGCGACACCGTCGTCTGCGAAACCGGCGATGTCATCCCCGCCGACGGCGAAGTCATCGAGGGCATCGCCAGCGTGGACGAGTCCGCCATCACTGGCGAATCCGCGCCTGTGATACGCGAGAGCGGCGGCGACCGCAGCGCGGTCACCGGTGGCACCCGCGTGCTCAGCGACCGCGTCGTCATCCGAGTCACCGTCGAGCCCGGCGGCGGCTTTCTCGACCGCATGATCAGCCTCGTCGAAGGCGCCGCCCGTCAGCGCACGCCCAACGAGATCGCCCTCGGCATCCTCCTCGTCGCCATGACGCTCATCTTCCTCGCCGTCGTCGGCACGCTCCCTTTCTTCGCCGGATTCTCTGAACGCCTCGCCGGACAACCCAACTCCATCGACACGTCCGTCCCCGTCCTCGTTTCGCTCTTCGTCTGTCTCATCCCGACCACCATCGGCGGACTCCTCAGCGCCATCGGCATCAGCGGCATCGACCGCCTCATCCGCCGCAACGTCATTGCCACCTCCGGCCGCGCCGTCGAAGCCGCAGGCGACATCGACGTCCTCCTCCTCGACAAAACCGGCACCATCACCCTCGGTAACCGCCAGGCCTCCGAGTTCATCCCCGCCCCCGGCGTATCCGCCGAAAAACTCGCCGACGCCGCCCAACTCGCCTCCCTCGCCGACGAAACCCCCGAAGGCCGCAGCATCGCCGTCCTCGCCAAGGAAAAATTCAACCTCCGCCAGCGCGACGTCGCCGAGCCTCACGCCACCTTCGTCCCCTTCACCGCGCAAACCCGCATGAGCGGCGTCGATCTCACCTCCGATGTAGGCGGGGTGCCCCCACCCCGCACTCCCACCCGCTCCATCCGCAAAGGCGCCGCCGACAACATCCGTGCTTGGGTCGAATCCCAAGGCGGCCGCTTCCCCGCCGAAATCTCCGCCGCCGTCGAACGCGTGTCCAAAGCCGGCGGCACTCCCCTCGTCGTCGCCGACGGCCCCGCCATCCTCGGCGTCATCTACCTCAAAGACGTCGTCAAAGGCGGCATCAAAGAACGCTTCGGCGAACTCCGCCGCATGGGTATCCGCACCGTCATGATCACGGGCGACAACCCGCTCACCGCTGCCGCCATCGCCGCCGAAGCAGGTGTTGATGACTTCCTCGCCCAGGCCACGCCCGAGATGAAACTCCAGCGCATCCGCGATGAACAGGCCCGCGGCCACCTCGTCGCCATGACCGGCGACGGCACCAACGACGCCCCCGCGCTCGCGCAAGCCGACGTCGGCGTCGCCATGAACACCGGCACGCAAGCCGCCCGCGAAGCCGGCAACATGGTCGATCTCGACAGCAACCCGACCAAGCTCATCGAGATCGTCGAGATCGGGAAACAACTCCTCATGACGCGCGGCTCGCTCACGACCTTCTCCATCGCCAACGACGTCGCCAAATACTTCGCCATCATCCCCGCGATCTTCGCCGCTCTCTACGCGCTCGCCGGCACGACCACCGGCCCGCTCGCCGCGCTCAACGTCATGGCCCTGCACTCCCCGCAAAGCGCGATCCTCAGCGCCGTGATCTTCAACGCCCTCATCATCATCGCCCTCGTCCCGCTCGCCCTCCGCGGCGTTGCCTACCGCGCGCAACCCGCCGCCGCCCTCCTCCGCCGCAATCTCCTCGTCTACGGCCTCGGCGGCCTCATCGCCCCGTTCATCGGCATCAAACTCATCGACGTCGCCCTCGTGGCGCTCCACCTCGCATGA
- the kdpA gene encoding potassium-transporting ATPase subunit KdpA → MNAADIAYLALFFLLLAASTPLLGRWLANTFQGEPPRWLGWLRPVEKILYRIAGVRPDEDMTWRSYALALVLFNLLGALAVLTLQLLQAHLPLNPQNFPAVPLGVAVNTAVSFMTNTNWQAYSGEASLSYFTQMAGLGVQNFLSAATGLAVLAALARGFSRHSARGLGNFWADLVRTTLYVLLPLSFVLAVVLVTQGVVMSFAPYATATTLAGTEQVIPLGPAASQIAIKQLGTNGGGFFGINSAHPFENPTPFSNFLETFTIILIPAACVYAWGLLTGARRHAWVIYGVMTFFLVTAIGLSLWSELSSPQAATLAMEGKETRIGIVPTMLFANITTVVSCGAVNAMHASLSPLSGGIALLNMLLGEIIFGGVGAGLYGMVMMIVLTVFLAGLMVGRTPEYLGKKIEAFEIRMAALAALLPCAAVLLGCALSFATETGRSAVGSAGPHALTEILYAWGSMANNNGSAFGSLTATGDLYTWGGALAMLIGRFGVIIPVLAFAGRMAVKKITPPSSGTFPTDGPLFAVLLSGVIIVVVALTYFPALTLGPILEHLLLTTGRTF, encoded by the coding sequence ATGAACGCCGCCGACATCGCCTATCTCGCGCTCTTCTTTCTCCTCCTCGCTGCCAGCACGCCACTCCTCGGCCGTTGGCTCGCCAACACTTTCCAAGGCGAACCGCCCCGCTGGCTCGGCTGGCTGCGTCCCGTCGAAAAAATTCTCTACCGCATCGCCGGCGTCCGACCCGACGAAGACATGACCTGGCGCAGCTACGCGCTTGCGCTCGTTCTCTTCAACCTCCTCGGAGCGCTCGCCGTACTCACGCTTCAACTCCTGCAAGCTCACCTGCCGCTCAATCCGCAAAACTTTCCCGCCGTCCCGCTAGGCGTCGCCGTGAACACCGCCGTGTCGTTCATGACCAACACCAACTGGCAGGCCTATTCCGGCGAAGCCTCGCTCAGCTACTTCACGCAAATGGCCGGCCTCGGCGTCCAAAATTTTCTCAGCGCCGCCACCGGCCTCGCCGTCCTCGCCGCGCTCGCCCGCGGTTTCTCCCGACACTCCGCCCGCGGCCTCGGCAATTTCTGGGCCGACCTCGTCCGCACCACGCTCTACGTGCTGCTCCCGCTCTCGTTCGTCCTCGCTGTCGTCCTCGTCACCCAGGGCGTCGTCATGTCCTTCGCGCCTTACGCCACTGCCACCACGCTCGCCGGCACCGAACAAGTCATCCCGCTCGGCCCCGCCGCGTCGCAGATCGCCATCAAACAACTCGGCACCAACGGCGGCGGCTTCTTCGGCATCAACTCCGCCCACCCGTTCGAAAACCCCACGCCCTTCTCCAACTTCCTGGAAACTTTCACGATCATCCTCATCCCCGCCGCGTGCGTATATGCGTGGGGCCTGCTCACCGGCGCACGCCGCCACGCCTGGGTCATCTACGGCGTGATGACGTTCTTCCTCGTCACCGCGATCGGCCTCTCTCTCTGGAGCGAACTCTCCTCACCCCAGGCCGCCACGCTCGCGATGGAGGGCAAGGAAACGCGTATCGGCATCGTCCCGACGATGCTCTTCGCCAATATCACCACCGTCGTCTCCTGCGGTGCGGTCAACGCCATGCACGCTTCGCTCTCCCCGCTCTCCGGCGGCATCGCGCTGCTCAACATGCTCCTCGGCGAAATCATCTTCGGCGGCGTCGGCGCCGGTCTCTACGGCATGGTCATGATGATCGTCCTCACCGTCTTCCTCGCCGGTCTCATGGTCGGCCGCACCCCCGAATACCTCGGTAAAAAAATCGAAGCCTTTGAAATCCGCATGGCCGCGCTCGCCGCCCTGCTTCCCTGCGCCGCCGTCCTGCTCGGCTGCGCCCTTTCTTTCGCCACCGAGACCGGCCGCTCCGCCGTCGGCAGCGCCGGTCCTCACGCCCTCACCGAGATTCTCTACGCCTGGGGCAGCATGGCCAACAACAACGGCTCCGCCTTCGGCAGCCTCACCGCCACCGGCGATCTCTACACGTGGGGCGGCGCGCTCGCGATGCTCATTGGCCGTTTCGGCGTGATCATCCCCGTCCTCGCCTTCGCCGGACGCATGGCCGTGAAAAAAATCACCCCGCCCTCCAGCGGCACCTTCCCGACCGACGGCCCCCTCTTCGCCGTCCTCCTCAGTGGTGTGATCATCGTGGTCGTTGCCCTCACCTACTTCCCGGCGCTCACCCTCGGCCCAATCCTCGAACACCTCCTCCTCACCACCGGCCGCACATTCTAA
- a CDS encoding CDP-alcohol phosphatidyltransferase family protein gives MSTNDSARRPIKARETKWAASAAAALARSGVKPNVISVFSAVFAGGAGVALAMTPRMSTVGAAVLFVVAALGIQLRLLCNLFDGMVAVEGGFKTKSGEIFNELPDRFADAFILVGAGFAAGGYEYGLTLGWVAALLAVGTAYVRALGAAAGAGQCFLGPMAKQHRMAAMTVACVGAVVAGFFGYGACVIFVALAVVVVGTAITVGRRTLWVVRTLEAKP, from the coding sequence ATGAGCACAAACGATTCTGCACGGCGGCCGATCAAAGCGCGCGAGACGAAATGGGCGGCGTCAGCCGCGGCGGCGCTCGCGAGAAGTGGCGTGAAGCCGAATGTGATTTCGGTATTCAGCGCGGTGTTTGCGGGCGGAGCGGGCGTGGCGCTGGCGATGACGCCGAGGATGTCGACGGTGGGCGCGGCGGTGTTATTTGTGGTGGCGGCGCTGGGGATACAGCTGCGTTTGTTGTGCAATCTTTTCGACGGGATGGTGGCGGTTGAAGGCGGATTTAAGACGAAGTCGGGAGAGATTTTTAATGAGCTGCCGGACCGATTCGCGGATGCGTTCATCCTCGTGGGCGCGGGTTTCGCGGCGGGCGGTTATGAGTATGGGCTGACGCTGGGCTGGGTGGCGGCGCTGCTGGCGGTCGGCACGGCGTATGTGCGGGCGTTGGGTGCGGCGGCGGGGGCGGGGCAGTGTTTTCTCGGGCCGATGGCGAAGCAGCATCGGATGGCGGCGATGACGGTCGCATGCGTGGGAGCTGTCGTGGCTGGGTTTTTCGGATATGGGGCGTGCGTGATTTTTGTGGCGCTGGCGGTCGTCGTCGTAGGCACGGCGATCACGGTGGGGCGGCGGACGCTTTGGGTGGTGAGGACTCTGGAAGCGAAGCCCTGA
- a CDS encoding DHA2 family efflux MFS transporter permease subunit: MSATAANVPPFRAFSNKLVLPWLVAVALFMENLDATIINTAVPTMSASLGVEPLSLKAVLTSYTLSLAVFIPISGWLADRFGTKRIFMIAVALFTLGSLLCGLSVNIHMLVAARVLQGIGGAMMTPVGRLALLRSFPRSEMLTAMNYVVIPALIGPLLGPFVGGLIVHVVSWRVIFFVNIPFGLLGLWLTRKHMPDFRDEHVAPLDRTGFILFGTGIALLSYVLEIFGEHTWPVTPLSLLALLSVALLTAYGWHARRDPAPVLQLRLFKTRTFRISVVGGFVTRLGIGGMPFLLPLLYQIGLGYAPWQAGLLTMPSAAAAIVMKLASRRVLARFGYRTVLAANTILLGLNMMVFSFITADTPVVLILLLSFMQGFFASLQFTSMNSLVYADIDDRDTSKAGSIASTAQQMSLSFGVATASLVAAWFLGHVDKTDTLRFVAGLHHAFLVLGSLTIISSLVFRGLRPEDGVAISKHAHAPVRAATTVTEEAVD, from the coding sequence ATGTCCGCAACCGCCGCCAACGTCCCGCCCTTCCGCGCTTTTTCCAACAAGCTCGTTCTCCCGTGGCTCGTCGCCGTCGCGCTCTTCATGGAGAATCTCGACGCCACGATCATTAACACCGCGGTCCCCACGATGTCCGCGAGCCTCGGTGTCGAGCCGCTCAGCCTTAAAGCCGTTCTCACCAGCTACACGCTCAGCCTCGCCGTCTTCATTCCCATCAGCGGCTGGCTCGCCGACCGCTTCGGCACCAAGCGCATCTTCATGATCGCCGTCGCGCTCTTCACGCTCGGCTCCCTCCTCTGCGGACTCTCGGTCAACATCCACATGCTCGTCGCCGCCCGCGTGCTTCAAGGCATCGGCGGCGCCATGATGACACCCGTCGGCCGCCTCGCACTTCTCCGCAGTTTCCCGCGCTCCGAGATGCTCACCGCGATGAACTACGTCGTCATCCCTGCGCTAATCGGCCCGCTGCTCGGCCCCTTCGTCGGCGGACTCATCGTCCACGTCGTCTCGTGGCGCGTCATCTTTTTCGTCAACATTCCCTTCGGCCTGCTCGGACTCTGGCTCACGCGAAAGCACATGCCCGACTTCCGCGACGAACACGTCGCGCCGCTCGACCGCACCGGCTTCATCCTCTTCGGCACTGGCATCGCACTCCTCTCCTACGTCCTCGAAATCTTCGGCGAACACACCTGGCCCGTCACTCCGCTTTCGCTGCTCGCACTTCTCTCCGTCGCCCTGCTCACCGCTTACGGCTGGCACGCCCGCCGCGATCCCGCGCCGGTCCTTCAACTCCGCCTCTTCAAAACCCGCACCTTCCGCATCTCCGTCGTCGGCGGCTTCGTCACGCGCCTCGGCATCGGCGGCATGCCGTTTCTCCTCCCGCTGCTCTATCAAATCGGTCTCGGCTACGCACCGTGGCAAGCCGGCCTCCTCACGATGCCGTCCGCCGCCGCCGCCATCGTCATGAAACTCGCCAGCCGCCGCGTGCTCGCGCGCTTCGGCTACCGCACCGTGCTCGCCGCCAACACGATTCTCCTCGGCCTCAACATGATGGTCTTCTCTTTCATCACCGCCGATACGCCCGTCGTCCTCATCCTCTTACTTAGTTTCATGCAGGGCTTCTTTGCCTCCCTCCAATTCACGAGCATGAACTCCCTCGTCTACGCCGACATCGACGACCGCGACACCAGCAAAGCCGGCAGCATCGCCAGCACCGCGCAACAAATGTCCCTCAGCTTCGGCGTCGCCACCGCTTCACTCGTCGCCGCCTGGTTCCTCGGCCACGTGGACAAAACCGACACCCTCCGCTTCGTCGCCGGACTCCACCACGCCTTTCTCGTCCTCGGCAGTCTCACGATCATCTCCTCACTCGTCTTCCGCGGCCTCCGCCCCGAAGACGGCGTCGCCATCAGCAAACACGCCCACGCCCCCGTCCGCGCCGCCACCACCGTCACCGAAGAAGCGGTCGATTAA
- a CDS encoding lysophospholipid acyltransferase family protein, whose translation MLSKFLMIGLVRTLTGVRARWVGTEPSTKQRIYFANHTSNLDAVVIWASLPTVLREKTRPVAAHDYWTKGAVRPYLAKHVFNVVLIERKNVTVKNNPLTPMLAALDAGSSLIIFPEGGRMAGGGLGEFKSGIHHLASKRPEVELVPVWIDNVNRVLPKGEFLPVPMLGSVTVGVPMKLAEDEAKDVFLSRARTSLAELGGVKL comes from the coding sequence ATGCTCTCAAAATTTTTGATGATCGGACTGGTTCGCACGCTCACGGGAGTTCGTGCGCGTTGGGTGGGCACGGAGCCTTCGACGAAGCAGCGGATTTATTTCGCGAATCACACGAGCAATCTCGACGCGGTGGTGATCTGGGCGTCGCTACCGACGGTGCTGCGCGAGAAGACGCGGCCGGTGGCGGCGCATGATTATTGGACGAAGGGGGCGGTGCGGCCGTATCTGGCGAAGCACGTTTTTAATGTGGTGCTCATCGAGCGCAAAAACGTGACGGTGAAAAACAATCCGCTGACGCCGATGCTGGCGGCTCTCGATGCGGGGAGTTCACTGATCATTTTCCCCGAAGGCGGGCGGATGGCGGGCGGCGGGTTGGGGGAATTTAAGAGTGGAATTCATCACCTCGCGAGCAAGCGGCCCGAGGTGGAGCTCGTTCCCGTGTGGATCGACAACGTGAATCGCGTTTTACCGAAAGGGGAATTTCTCCCGGTGCCGATGCTCGGCAGCGTGACAGTCGGTGTGCCGATGAAACTAGCGGAGGATGAGGCGAAGGACGTTTTCTTGAGCCGTGCGCGAACGTCGCTGGCTGAATTGGGAGGAGTAAAACTATGA
- a CDS encoding phosphatidate cytidylyltransferase translates to MSADGGFISMKDDPHFLWLGAGVGGVLVVASIIGAILAKTAKTEKAQATIANMNDRTRAWWIMVLVFGGALACGRMGVVVLFGLLSWLALREFLTLTPTRRGDHRALFWAFFVITPVQYLWVGKEWYGMFSIFVPVWAFLFLAVRAAMAGECDHYLERIAKTQWGLMTCVYCLSHAPALLSLQIAGFEGQNAKLLVFLVAITQMSDVLQYVWGKLFGKHKVAPNVSPSKTWEGLVGGVLTASALGAGLWWATPFNPWQAGLVALAITIAGFFGGLVMSAIKRDRGVKDYGVLIEGHGGVMDRMDSLCFAAPVFFHILRFWWTS, encoded by the coding sequence ATGAGCGCAGACGGTGGATTTATTTCGATGAAGGATGACCCGCATTTTCTCTGGCTCGGGGCGGGCGTCGGCGGCGTGCTCGTGGTGGCGTCGATCATCGGTGCGATTCTCGCGAAGACGGCGAAGACCGAGAAGGCACAGGCGACGATCGCGAACATGAATGATCGCACGCGGGCGTGGTGGATCATGGTGCTGGTTTTTGGCGGCGCGCTGGCGTGCGGGCGAATGGGCGTAGTGGTGTTATTCGGGCTCTTGTCGTGGCTGGCGCTACGCGAGTTTTTGACGCTCACGCCGACGCGCCGTGGCGATCATCGGGCGTTGTTCTGGGCGTTTTTTGTGATCACGCCGGTGCAGTATTTGTGGGTCGGCAAAGAGTGGTACGGGATGTTTTCGATCTTCGTGCCGGTGTGGGCGTTTTTGTTTTTAGCCGTGCGGGCGGCGATGGCGGGAGAGTGCGATCACTATCTCGAGCGTATCGCGAAGACGCAGTGGGGGTTAATGACGTGCGTGTATTGTCTGAGTCACGCGCCGGCGCTGCTGAGTCTGCAGATTGCGGGTTTCGAAGGGCAGAACGCGAAGCTGTTGGTTTTCCTCGTGGCAATCACGCAGATGAGCGACGTGTTGCAGTACGTCTGGGGAAAGCTTTTCGGGAAGCACAAGGTCGCGCCAAATGTGAGTCCGAGCAAAACGTGGGAGGGGCTCGTTGGCGGTGTGCTGACGGCGAGTGCGCTGGGCGCGGGGCTTTGGTGGGCGACGCCGTTTAATCCGTGGCAGGCGGGACTGGTGGCGCTGGCGATCACGATAGCGGGGTTCTTTGGCGGCTTGGTGATGTCGGCGATCAAGCGGGACCGTGGGGTGAAGGACTATGGCGTGCTGATCGAAGGGCACGGTGGCGTGATGGACCGGATGGATTCACTGTGTTTCGCGGCGCCGGTTTTCTTTCACATTCTGCGGTTTTGGTGGACGAGCTGA